gacatgaatttccaccacacaccctgcatcaatgcgaaaccaatgcctgtgtgcaaattgttgggaatttggacctcccaaattcaccccccctaggatctaccctttgcaggggtaacaaggaaaaatagagaaataataacaacacaagaaatttacgtggaaactccaaaacaggagaaaaaaccaccagacccagagaagaaaatacactatgtgaaaaattattacaatcacataatttctctcctcaccccaaacacacccacaaagctttccccactagaaaaactctaactcacacctcttcccattttacaaaaatggacaacagaggaatttaactagagtcaaaagttattaGCTAAGCActtgactggtgcacttaaactaagatgctaagcctcttatttataactcatgAGTCTTGCCTCTTCCTCACTCACTACCAATGTGGGACTCAAAGAGCAATACTCAACAATCTCCAtcttgcgactttgactggtcccacagccaagctccacctcaatgaagatcttcatagcttccgctatcatgcttcaccataaaagcatatccacttagaataaaccaattccaagcatttcacttcggcccatgtcgaaaacaaccttactgaaaattatggtgtaacttccatgtttggctttcctggaagttcatcagccatcgacatgaatttccaccacacaccctgcattaatgccaaaccaatgcccgtgtgcaaacttgtggacctgctaatattaacacatcctctatcatggcaactttgggaattagcagCATGCCAtaaggatgtacatgtctcctTTTTCATAGaaagagacacaacattagcatcaataccagtatctccatttactaacTTGGAGCTACTTGCCGAACCAGCTCCTTGTACTAGCAGTTTCATCAGTCGCTAGAATCACTGCTGACTTCAGGGGTTGATCTGCCCTTCCACACCTTGTGTAAActaatttctccacctcaaatctaaCAAGATTTGAAGCCCTACTTCCTAACattgttttgatgaatttattgtagaaatgaatagtacctcactaagttagttcccaggaaagattggagggtcacaatggacacacttaaaatttccaatctcctagacagagcctccttagactgtacatatccacactaccacaccaaagcttcacctcacaaaaagaacctagtagctctgataccaattgttgggaatttggacctcccaaattcaccaccctaggatctaccctttgcaggagtaacaaggaaaaatagagaaataataacaacacaagattttacgtggaaactcctaaacaggagaaaaaaaccaccagacctagagaagaaaatacactatgtgaaaaattattacaatcacataatttctctcctcaccccaaacacacccacaaagctttccccactagaaaaactctaactcacacctcttcccattttacaaaatggacaacagaggaatttaactagagtcaaaagttactagctaaacatttgactggtgcacttaaactaagaggctaagcctcttatttataagcctTGAGAGCTTGCTCCTTCCCATTTCCCATCCATATGGGACTAATCAAAGGAGTAAAAAGTCCAACAGTTTCCTCTAGTTTTTTGAACCGTGTCCATCTAGcatttttggttttgaaatggTTTTGTTAATTTGAGAAGTGATTCCACACTAGAGTTCATGTTCTACCAATTGTTTTAGACATCGTATTTAATGTTCTCCTTCAAGTATTATCATTCTGAATATAaatcaagataaaatataaaatgcagagagagagagagaggtgattaCCCTCCACAAATATTAGTAGCCAAATCTTCTCCCTCCTTACTCCTCACAAAATATTAGCTTTCAATGAGGGCAAGCCAATCGATAAGTATGGAGAGAAGAGGGGACCTAGTTCATATATAGAAAACTTATAGTCTTCCCATTAAAGACTCAAATTTCGATAAggtttaaaaaatttttgaaataaaaccTTTAAACTTTCTGCCCTATATATGtaatttacaatattaaataGGATATAATCATTTATTATTAAGGTgcaaaaaactccaaatgatGACTCAATATATTGGGTTTAACCAAAATACTATTATGAGCTATATATCTAACCCGTTTTTATAAAACACAAAACATTCAATCAAATGatgttcatattttaaaattattcaaaCATTCTTGGGAAAGAAAGTGATTCGTTAGGGAGGAAGGCAGCGGGAATGCAGAGAGTTTTGTGTTTtacagttcattttttttaacccCACTTATCCACGTGTGCATCTCGTGAGCTTCAGGGGGCTTCTTTGTagcactacttttttttttcttttgatatattGGGAGAGGGGGGTCGAACTCAAGACGTCCATTTGGAGGCTTGGCTGATAAGTGATGGAGATGCTAATAATTTAGTTGATAACTATGCTGGAtggatgaaaattattttgggatttaaatcATGTTTATATAGAAACGTTGAACAAAAATGAGAAATCTTTTTTATTGTCAAACATGATCTAACGTTTTTGCATGATctaacgtttttttttttttttaattacaacaCATGCCGTCACAAGTCAACCCAACAAGGTTGTCGCTCAGTTCATTTTAGAGCTGTTAACTCAGGTAGACAGAATGGCATGTCATTACAAACCTAACGGTATTTGCAGTAATATGCTCGTAAAGAGTAAACACACGACCTGTTAGCAATATGACTGGAATAGCATGCAGTACTcgtcaagaaaaggcaaaagaaaTCTTCGCCAGcaggaagtgattttctcaacaatatgaaaaaaatctCTTTCGAGCGAGGGTATGTCATTAAACAGGTTTAGAGAATAGTAAGTGTAAAAACTTTTGCATCCATAACAAGATATaactaaaaataaacttataaattgacatgacttCACGTAATacgttatatctattttataataaaagtaaatttacatttTGAAATACCATATTAAACCACATCAAgtcataaatttacttttatgaaattccTTAATGGCCAAAGCCAAGAATATATGCTCCATACACAAACAGAAGAATAGATTTAACAGTAATCTCAGGGACTTTTGAGATAAAGATGATATCTTTGATTCTCTAAATATAATATCACAAATCAACATAAAATTAGTATCTGATAATGTACAAGGAAGAAGAGTATGTGAACATGATTCTTGTAAGAGTGAcgtgaataaatatataataacacaccATAAAATGAAATGATCAGTCAGGCAATATCTTTATCCATTCTTCCAGCCACCATTTCCCTCCCACCTTTCATAAGAGAATTAAGCCCTCTGTTTACCCATGAATGATCTTTCTAGGCATTAGTCCTCAGTGAGGACTCCTCACCTTCAGAAGGCAAAGATACCTCATTATCATCTGCTGCAGCAGACATTTCATCATCTTTAGCAGTATCATAGCCGGGATCTTGGACCATACTTCCATTGTTATCTATTACATTTGACTTCTCGAGCAGAAGATGAACGCCACACTTGCTCACCTCAATGTTGCTCAAGCTTGAATAAATGAAAGACACCTCGATTTCCTCTCCACTAaccatttccatttccatttctttttctggAAAATCTACCGTCTTCAACTTATTTCTTATAACATGGGCTTGGaataagaataaattttgtgaaaTGTTTAAACAAGCGCCAAAATTTATTGCCACAAGAACGTGACGGTAGTCTCTGGTTTTATTATGGATCATCACTGCCAGATATGGGTTAATCCTTTCTTTCTGAAATGTACAAACGGCGCAAATAAGTAGCACGCGAATCTCACCTTCTGAGAGTGAAGGTACACGAAAGGAGATGGAAGATCCAATTCTTTGATGGCTAAACCAATTTGGAACCTCACTGCCAGGGATGCAAAATAGTCTTTGCGCAGCACTCTGGGTTGACGGATACTGTTTCAAGAAAATATTCACATCATTgcgtggagagagagagagagagagagagaacctgaaGAAGATTAGTCCTAAAATTGGATGGTAGATTGTGGCTCCCAATCATTTCAATGAATGAAATTGGTTCCAAATTCAAGCCCTGAATCTCGAGCAGTTTGCTGCAGTGATTGAGGGAAAGACCAAATAATTGTGAACTCGGTGAAAGTGAGAGCCTTTCCATTGATGAGCAACCATTTGCAAACAGGATCCGTAAATTTGCAGGGAGTTCTGAAATTGAGTGAAGGGACCCACAATATTCTAAACGCAAAATTTGTAATTTAGAGAGGCGACCGATGCCTTGAGGTAGCCTACAAAAGTTGTTTTTTGATAGATTCAATTCTCGGAGTGAAGATAAACCTCCGAGATCAATGGCATTCTCAGCTCCAGACAAGTTGCAGTTATTGAGAACTAGTTTTCCCAAAGAACAAATTCCAACAACTGAATCTCGTACCAAATTCATGAGGTTCAAGCATTTTGGTGATGAAATCCACGATGAGAAGCATGACAACCAAGATTCTAAAGAAGTACCTTCATGTCCAAATAATGATATGGCTTTGAGATTCTTCAAAAGACTAAACGAGGATGGTAATTGCTTGATAGCAGTTCTATCTGCAAACAACTTTTTTAAAGTTGTTAAATTCCCCAATTTCTCTGGCAACTTGTCAAGTTTTAAGCAGCCAGACAAGTTAAGAATTTCAAGAGATGTTAAGTTAGAAATGCTTTCTGGAAGATTTCTAATATTCTTGCCCTCTCTTAAACTCAGACAGACAAGCCCTTTCAGATATTTAATAGACTCATGTAGTTCAACCAAGTTTCTGCATTTTTCAAGTAATAGTACCTCCAGATGTGGGACTTGTAAGAAGTCTGGCGATTTTATGAGAGTTCTGGAATAGCTGAGATTAAGAACTTTTAAATTGTTGAGTAtctgttaaaaaaaatggaattatcGTTAGTCACACACTTaacgaaagaaaaaaatgtatagTAAAATAGGCTATACCCTGTTCTCTTTCCAGATTTGTTTGAGATTGCTGTACCGCATGTCAAGAACAACAAGGTTCtctagatgaaaattttgaggtaGAAATTTCAGAGGGCAGACATGCCAACAAAGCCATATTAGCTCTTTGGAAAGATATTCATAGCTTCCTGTGAGATGTACAGCATTGATTTGTAGCAGTCTCAAATTCTGCATGTTTGCAAATGCTTCCGTTTTCAAATGTTCTACTTTAACGTCGCGTAAATTTAGGAGGTGATTCTTCCCATCAGATGCTTTGATCAACACACGTTCTTCATCTCCAAACTCATAAAATGGATTTAGGATGAGACCCTCCACTGCTTCCGATCCCTGGCAAGATATAAGTTTAGTTCAGTGCGCAATACACGGATCATCGTTTTCATTTTGCTAACTTAGAATGCCTAGATATTCTTTTCTGAGAGTAAAAGGTATATACTCATTTAGGACTAAGTTAATTGTTTtgagttattatataataaataatttatttaattaaaacgtACCAATGTTCCCacatttatttcaaaaatttgaCTCAAAATCTTGATGATCTCCTTTCCCTTTACTTTCCTTCATTTCCATGTACCATAAGAAGCTTAATATGCTTTGTTTGAGTGGAGAGAGAACCAGGAAATCTCgataaagaattttatttaaactatatATTTAGAAAACCAAGAATGTATCAAGACAACTACTGTGACTAAAAAGGAGCAAACCTCCCTAAGGAACTTTTTTTAGTGAAAAGAGAAGTGAAaggattttttaaagaaataaaaggtatgttttgaataaataaaatcaaatttacaagcaaaaattgttgcaaaactTTTAgacttcaaattttttaaagtatAAATGCTTAATTGATCAAATTTTTGAGGGGAAATGATGAAATGGCACATAAGTGAATCTCCTATTTCAAAAATTATGTGTTGTAGATTGCTTAAAGCATAATTACATGCCTTTTTAAGATTATTCAAAAGTGTCACATATTACTTCATTTAGAGAAGTTTTGgacttaaaattataaaattatgagtAATGTTGATATATATGCTactgaaataataataaataattggtATGAAGACAAAAatcttgtacatacctaagttATGTTTGGAAAAATGACGAACACTTGTGCTACCCACAAAACATGAACATATTATACACCTATGCGTATGcacatgttttttttatataaatgcaAATAATGTCTCTCACCGTATGTTTGTGCAATACACTCAAGACGTCATTGCAAAACCACAATCTACTACGTTCTCCTGGATATTTGTACGATTCTTCACGAACAATTTCCCTTCCCATATCTCGAATCAAATCATGCATCGCCAATTTATGTTGACTGTCAATTCTCAGGAGGGCCCTTTGAACAAGAATATCAATCCCGCTTTTGGATGAGAAGCCACAACCATCAAGTATTGTAATGACATATTCTTTGTCTAAACCAACAAAGAAACATGAAATATCAAGGAATATGATCTTTCTATTACGATCTAGGGAATCATAACTTCTCTTAAGTATTTTATGAATATCGTCGTGAGgcattttttgtaatatttccaATTCACTTTTCCATGCATCGACACTTCTTCCATACAAATGACAACCCAGAACTTTAAGAGCTAATGGAAGTCCTCCAGCATAATTCATAAAACTAACCGAAAGGTCCCGGTGATCTACTGTTGGACGGGCATGCCAGTTGAAAAGTTGAAGAGATTCGAACTCATCCATTTTTCTAACCTCATACCTTCCATTCACTTGTACTTGTGTAAGCAAATGTTCATTTCTAGTTGTTATAATGACTCTGCTTCCTAGACCAAGCCATGATTTGCATTGTCCAACTAAGTAATGTATTTGTTTCAAGTCATCCACGTCATCAAGAACAACAAGAACTCTTTTTCCATGAATTCTTTCTTGAATCAATCTGATCCCTCTGTCAACACTGTCAATCCTAAATTCCTTCATTTTCAAGATCTCAAAAAGAAGTTGGTTTTGGAAATGAACTAACGGTTTAGACTCTTCTTTCATATTGAGAAGACAACTGCTTCCTTCAAATGTATAACGTATTTGGTTATAGATAGCTTTTGCTATCGTGGTTTTACCGATCCCGCCCATTCCATAGATGCCCACAATGCGAACGTCACTTTTTTCGAGATCTAATAAAGTTTTCATCTCTTCAACACGTGAATTGATTCCTACTGGGTGAATGGCAACATCCAAATATTCAGCTGGCTTCAATTTACTTAAAACTTCTTCCACAATTTGGTCTATAACTCTTGATTCATACCTGATCATTATATTTcacaagataaatatatataaaaaaaaattaagattatcACAATTAATTGGTATAAAAAGATGTTATTACCTCCATCATTTAAGAATATAATGTGTTCATAAAATTAAAGAGTACTACTAGTTACAAGTCAGCATGTAAACACACTATTGATTTATTGTAGGACCAGagcaataaaaaaagtaaaaataaaaacactactttTTATGTTAACTAATATAGGTGGCTTCTACATCAATAATGTGTTTGGTGTGTCAATAACTCAGCTTGCAAATAGAGTTTTTCTTCACAAAATGAATTGTCCTATCAAATTTATTAAGaacttcattttataaatttaattgaaCATAATCTCTAGGCTTACCCCTGTGACATGACACAAAATATGTCTCTCTACTTCGTGGACAAAATCATCAGCAATGTCACAATAAGTATGGTTACAATATCAGTTATCTCAAGTGTGCGATAATCTATCTAAAAGGCCATCCTCGAATTACAAGAACTCTCtaagggatatatatatatatatatagaagagtgGCAATGAAGCAGATGATGATGAACTAATTCAACCAAAGGCTACTTGTTCTGTCAATCCgttttttgttctttcaattttataaattttagacaaaatttgaaacaaaagaaactaagaaaatgcaagaaaaaacacaagaaaGAAGCATAATACCCATTTGCCACTTCCTTAATATCCCAGCCGGAATGAGAAGAAGCATCTCTAAGTGCTGCTCTCCACCCCTCCACCCGTTCCATATCATTCTGAAATAGCTCTTCATACCTAGCAAATGCATCTGCAAAAGTTCCAGTTTGTTTTCGGATATCCGAGGGGTCTACATGATAAAATATGGGAAGAAGAGTTTGGACTCTAATTTTTACACGGTGCATAATCTCGACAAGCTCATTAAGACACCACTTAGAATAAGCATAGCCTTTTGAGAAAACCACAATGGAAATTTTTGACCCATGAATCGCTTTCTGCAGTTCGGTAGAGATGTTCTCCCCCCTCCGGAGCTCTCCTTCATCTCGAAATGTATGTATTCCAACTCGCCTTAAGGCAGAGTACAAGTGGTCAGTGAAATTCTTGCGAGTGTCTTCACCTCTAAAACTTAGAAAGACTTCATAATTGCAAACACTTGGGCAGGGTGAAGGAAGAGTTTGATGAGAAACCATGGAAAAGGAAGTGCTTGTTATGGCTGGATTTGAGTGGACtgaaaaagaataaacaaaGTTTGTGCGTTAATAAATAACAGTATGTGCCAGGAAAATACATGAAATCAACATTCTTTTCCAGAAGTACATTGATAAAAGAAGAAAGATAAGCTACTGAACTCAgttctaaaataataacttttttctTAAGTGTTATAGCAAGGCAAATGAATATTTACAGTGCATGGCATCTGGCTTCATGGGTGTCTTGGGAGCTCAGATGAGAATTGTATGCGTTTCTATTCTTAACCCTAGAGAAAGAAGAGTATACGAATAAGCCAACACATCCATGCATGGCCATCCCCAAACTCTTCTATAATTCTCTTGAATGTCTAAAATTTCTTAAAGTCAACAAAGGTGTTTGGTCACTTACCTACCTTGATCATCTGTTAATTCAgaccataattatatatattggacCCCAAAAAACTGTCTAGCCttgagaaatttgagaaaacaaataaaggtaaaaacaaaccaattaaaagctaaaaaatcaaaagaaaaaaaccaacttttttttttctttaaaataaaagtcaaaaccaaaaaatagaaaaaacataggaattagaaaaagaaaaaagaaaataattggcAAAAACAATTACCAAACGAATtgtcttggaaaaatattagcTCGATCGAGCTCTTGTTCGATTTTGAAAAGCTTGTACGTGGGAGAGAAAAGCGGGAGAGATAAGCACATAAAATATCTCGTGAAGTGTATTACTTAAGACTATTTTGCATAACGCATTATAGAGTCGTCGATTTGCAATATATGATAAGACTAGTTCTAggaaaagatgaataaaatattacgtGTATCTCACAAAATTATATGTTATTGGTGGAGAATGTAGGGCTACATGAAATAGATCCATTTACCTCACAGTTATTTAAGAAAGTGCCCGAGTACAATGGGTAGTAGAAAATACAGAATTGTCTACTAAAGGGATAAGAGCTCTCTCATGGCTtctctattttataattttttttgtaaaataaagaataatatgtcaaaataaaaacttaaagcactcccaatatattattcatcttattttttaaaatacataatcaaaacttacttttttctattgtacatattaatttttacaatatatcatacattagcttatctatttttatttcatattctttaaatactatactttttaatattttatgggaCAAAAAGTACACAGAGAGAGAAATTATTGTGAAAGGCAAAGTACAAGaagagacaaaaaataaataaaataatatttacatttgTATATAGTTCCTTCTACATTTAGAGGCAACACTATagataaattgaaaatagaaatagaatgcATAATCCATTGGATGCACTTTTAAGctattttccttcaaattttacataaaaatgagttttacaaaacccattgtgagtgctcttacattggattatgtaaaatcaatttaaaaaatatatataagttaacaTGCTTCTCTACATTTAACATTCACCTTTCATCTATgtaaactttttaattatttctttctttttcctaatCTTTCCTTATATTTCTCATCACATTTACACATTTATTTATAGTAcatgaaaaagttatattaatattgttagaacattttgttttaataagaagaaaaagtcatataaaattttttttcaaaacatgataaaaggataaaaagttgaaagaaaaaagatgaatgagtttttccatctttttttttttttttttaactttttgttgGACTATTGATGTCATTTTAGCAACAGAGATATATTATgtatatgaaaaagaaattatatttatagttttagaaAACTTTGCAACCCGGAatactttctttaaaaaatagatatataaatctAAAACACAAATTCAGAAAAACGATAAATCTCAAACTTTTTAAAATGGAACCGTATGAAATATTGAAAGATCTCGTAAAgtatttaaagaaatatttaaaatgaataaagaaataaggaaaaaatatttaataatattaaaaaaaaaagctaatgtACGAAATTAAGTATTGTAAAAatcgttattttaaaaaaaatgttttaaacaacaaaataaaaagggtaCCTTCTCCGGGTAGTTCCGCAACGGAATGACGGATGTTAACGTGGCGGTGCACGCGGGGTTCGAGAGCGAGAACCTTGGCATCCTCCTTCCGGTCTTCGAATTCAGGCTCCAGCTTTCGCTTCAAGCCTCTCCTCGCAGCGGCGGTTCGGCCATTGTCTTCGTGCTGACCCATGGGTGGTGGTGAGAAGTGAGAAGAAAGGTGGGGACGTTTATGAAGTTCGGGTTTCTATATATTTGGTATCTCGAATTTCATGGAATGAGTTATGGGTCTCTGATCTGCTTCTCCATCGATCTTTCCAAGTTACCAaacttttgaaaatgaaagaccACACCTTTTTTTGAGTCGTGTAACGTCTTACTTGGGTTTCGACCGACTGCCGTTGTCTGCTAGATTTCCTGGAGGCTTTTCTTCTTAGGAAGCAAAATACTTTATATCCATATGTCTGTATCTGTGATTCTGTGACAGGCTGATCAGTGAGTAAGTTGTTATGTATGATTGACCAGCGGCTTCGTAAGACAGATCAGAGTTGGCGATAATTGTGGCGGACGATTGCGTTTGATTGCCTCACCCGATCAATTGCGTTTACTCTTAAAACCGAAAGGAGAAAGATTCTGATTGCCATCCCAAACGTCATGATCCAACGTATGGGGCTGTGATTTATGAGTTTTCTGGCAGCTACCGCGTACCTTCCCAGAAACAACAGAGGTAGACCAAACGATTGACTTCGTTTTTCAAGTCTAGTGGCACAGTCACTGAAGTGACACAGCACTGCACgcccttattaaaaaaatataaaagaacaagtataaaattaatgaaaaaagcTCTATCGCTACAGCATGCTTACAGCTTACCGATAAAGGGGATTGATGGTCATTTTTTAAACGAAAATTTTATCAAACGTATTATCATCTGGTTTATatctcattaaataaaatataatatatttattattattaaatcatcacttattacatatattttttattataaaatggtaataaatacgttatattatatatatgataaaatagaaGAGAAATGGGTAGGAGAGAAAGAACGTGGgcagagagaaagaagagagacttttgaagactattttttttcaatcgttgaatttattacttttatcaaattaagataataataccaaattatttttttgataattataaaactcaatagtaaataaaatgaaattaagaattttaatttgataatatttCCAACAAAGTCCAAGAAACAAAAGTTGCATTTAAATgttgaaatgaattgaattgtggatagtaatattttgtgggTCTCACTGAAATGTGTATAACTTTTTTAGGTTGAGATAGATTTaactttttagattaaaatgtatgaaatagattgaaatgagtttaacttctttttttttatgacaaattgaaaaaataatgaatcacatcaatgattggtttgagatgaattaagatgAGTTAAGTTGGGTCCAACAACCAAACACAGCCTAAGAGATTATTTGGATTGAGAGCCTCTCAACACATCTCATcccatctaattattataatttttcaaaacactcacataaaatataataaataattttatttcttttaaattttaaaataaaagtaatattttaaaaatattttatttaatagtagAACAAAGATTTCAGGTGAACTCATTTCTCCGAGGTTAAGATATGTAAACTGATGAAGCCTACAACACAATTTGGGCTTTATGAGCAGAAATACGTGATGAAGCGGGCTGAAATTAAAATGGGAAATGCTACTGGCCCCGCTCTAATATCCCGTTTTGATATCCCGCTCGACGTGGCCCTCCACGTTTAACTATtgtattcattttaaaacacaaaGCAACAGTATTCTACTTTAGCCCTTTTCCTTCTTATCCCGTGCATCAccacatcattttccttttttaattttttccctcCAGACCCACCATTTCGCCGTCCCCAGCCCCACGAGTTCGAGCCCCACCATTTCGTAGTCCTCTCTCGGCCATCTCCGACGGAATCtccaagataaatatatatatatatattttttacctcAGCTTCCCCTGCACTAGGGAGGTTGATctctacaaaattttttttttcgtttgtctggtatttttttttcttctgagcTATGTTGCAAATGTATTGTTATGATCCTTACTATGAATGAATGTATTGTACTAAGGAAGGGAATGGAAAGGGAATGATGGAGACATTTGTGAAAACAGGGATTGCAATTGAAATGTTTGTGAAAATGCTTGtgaaaaatgaaatgtttgTGAAAACAGGGATGCTTGGAGATTCCATCGGAGATGGCTGAGAGGGGACTCTGAACTGGTGGGGCTCGAACTTGTGGGGCTGGAGACGACGAAATGGTGGGTCTGGGGAGGGCGAAGTTGATGGGGgctggagagaaaaaaaaaaaattgtaaacgCTGTGACGATGCAcgggagaagaaggaaaatgaataaaataaaatactgttgcttgtattttaaattgaataaaatagtcAAACGTGGAGGGCCACGTCGAGCGGGATATCAAAGCGGGACGTTAGAGCGGGGCCAGTAGCATTTCCCAATTAAAATTTGGTAAATGGGCTCCAACCGGTTCAGTTTGGTGTAAAATCGATTCggtttgatatttatttattttttaaatcaatttcaaATTGGTCCAATTTCggtgttgaattttttttttttttttacatcgaACCGGAccag
This Carya illinoinensis cultivar Pawnee chromosome 11, C.illinoinensisPawnee_v1, whole genome shotgun sequence DNA region includes the following protein-coding sequences:
- the LOC122281265 gene encoding disease resistance protein RPV1-like isoform X4, translated to MGQHETTAARRGSLKRKLEPEFEDRKEDAKVLSLEPRVHRHVNIRHSAMELPKEVHSNPAITSTSFSMVSHQTLPSPCPSVCNYEVFLSFRGEDTRKNFTDHLYSALRRVGIHTFRDEGELRRGENISTELQKAIHGSKISIVVFSKGYAYSKWCLNELVEIMHRVKIRVQTLLPIFYHVDPSDIRKQTGTFADAFARYEELFQNDMERVEGWRAALRDASSHSGWDIKEVANGYESRVIDQIVEEVLSKLKPAEYLDVAIHPVGINSRVEEMKTLLDLEKSDVRIVGIYGMGGIGKTTIAKAIYNQIRYTFEGSSCLLNMKEESKPLVHFQNQLLFEILKMKEFRIDSVDRGIRLIQERIHGKRVLVVLDDVDDLKQIHYLVGQCKSWLGLGSRVIITTRNEHLLTQVQVNGRYEVRKMDEFESLQLFNWHARPTVDHRDLSVSFMNYAGGLPLALKVLGCHLYGRSVDAWKSELEILQKMPHDDIHKILKRSYDSLDRNRKIIFLDISCFFVGLDKEYVITILDGCGFSSKSGIDILVQRALLRIDSQHKLAMHDLIRDMGREIVREESYKYPGERSRLWFCNDVLSVLHKHTGSEAVEGLILNPFYEFGDEERVLIKASDGKNHLLNLRDVKVEHLKTEAFANMQNLRLLQINAVHLTGSYEYLSKELIWLCWHVCPLKFLPQNFHLENLVVLDMRYSNLKQIWKENRILNNLKVLNLSYSRTLIKSPDFLQVPHLEVLLLEKCRNLVELHESIKYLKGLVCLSLREGKNIRNLPESISNLTSLEILNLSGCLKLDKLPEKLGNLTTLKKLFADRTAIKQLPSSFSLLKNLKAISLFGHEGTSLESWLSCFSSWISSPKCLNLMNLVRDSVVGICSLGKLVLNNCNLSGAENAIDLGGLSSLRELNLSKNNFCRLPQGIGRLSKLQILRLEYCGSLHSISELPANLRILFANGCSSMERLSLSPSSQLFGLSLNHCSKLLEIQGLNLEPISFIEMIGSHNLPSNFRTNLLQVLSLSLSLSTQ
- the LOC122281265 gene encoding disease resistance protein RPV1-like isoform X3 — encoded protein: MGQHEDNGRTAAARRGLKRKLEPEFEDRKEDAKVLALEPRVHRHVNIRHSVAELPGEVHSNPAITSTSFSMVSHQTLPSPCPSVCNYEVFLSFRGEDTRKNFTDHLYSALRRVGIHTFRDEGELRRGENISTELQKAIHGSKISIVVFSKGYAYSKWCLNELVEIMHRVKIRVQTLLPIFYHVDPSDIRKQTGTFADAFARYEELFQNDMERVEGWRAALRDASSHSGWDIKEVANGYESRVIDQIVEEVLSKLKPAEYLDVAIHPVGINSRVEEMKTLLDLEKSDVRIVGIYGMGGIGKTTIAKAIYNQIRYTFEGSSCLLNMKEESKPLVHFQNQLLFEILKMKEFRIDSVDRGIRLIQERIHGKRVLVVLDDVDDLKQIHYLVGQCKSWLGLGSRVIITTRNEHLLTQVQVNGRYEVRKMDEFESLQLFNWHARPTVDHRDLSVSFMNYAGGLPLALKVLGCHLYGRSVDAWKSELEILQKMPHDDIHKILKRSYDSLDRNRKIIFLDISCFFVGLDKEYVITILDGCGFSSKSGIDILVQRALLRIDSQHKLAMHDLIRDMGREIVREESYKYPGERSRLWFCNDVLSVLHKHTGSEAVEGLILNPFYEFGDEERVLIKASDGKNHLLNLRDVKVEHLKTEAFANMQNLRLLQINAVHLTGSYEYLSKELIWLCWHVCPLKFLPQNFHLENLVVLDMRYSNLKQIWKENRILNNLKVLNLSYSRTLIKSPDFLQVPHLEVLLLEKCRNLVELHESIKYLKGLVCLSLREGKNIRNLPESISNLTSLEILNLSGCLKLDKLPEKLGNLTTLKKLFADRTAIKQLPSSFSLLKNLKAISLFGHEGTSLESWLSCFSSWISSPKCLNLMNLVRDSVVGICSLGKLVLNNCNLSGAENAIDLGGLSSLRELNLSKNNFCRLPQGIGRLSKLQILRLEYCGSLHSISELPANLRILFANGCSSMERLSLSPSSQLFGLSLNHCSKLLEIQGLNLEPISFIEMIGSHNLPSNFRTNLLQVLSLSLSLSTQ